Proteins encoded in a region of the Merismopedia glauca CCAP 1448/3 genome:
- a CDS encoding 3-isopropylmalate dehydratase large subunit has translation MRQTLTEKILSHRLGKKQVEAGETLWVNVDTLMAIDAYIPLMREIFTKELGETAKIANPNQCIFVIDHFSFTTDTTAQKNNQQIRQFAQEQGVRLYDVGKGISHLLLAEQGYNRPGAILVGTDSHTVTSGAFGTFAIGVGATDATFILATGEILLKVPASIKVVFHGALSPHVTAKDLILMLLRDLTTRGANYCAIEFSGEVIDNMEVAERMTLCNMAAEAGAKNAIMVPNTATIQYLQQRTSVPFEVFTPDRDACYIKTLEYDVTGIEPLVACPHSPDNVASIDAVAGVKLERAYIGSCTGGKLTDFVAAARILLNKTVAIETLAVPASQAVVEEMMTTEINGHSVDEILVNAGVQLSLTPGCAACCGGLADTFGRVNQPQTVISTTNRNFPGRMGHKQAEIYLASPYTVAGSAVAGHLVNPKDYLTPAVISS, from the coding sequence ATGAGACAAACTTTAACTGAAAAAATTCTGTCACATCGCTTGGGGAAAAAACAGGTTGAAGCGGGTGAAACTCTTTGGGTTAATGTTGATACTTTAATGGCAATTGACGCTTATATTCCTTTAATGAGAGAGATTTTTACCAAGGAGTTGGGTGAAACCGCCAAAATTGCTAATCCTAACCAATGTATCTTTGTTATCGACCATTTTAGTTTCACAACTGATACAACGGCTCAGAAGAATAATCAACAAATACGCCAATTTGCCCAAGAACAAGGAGTGCGTCTTTACGATGTGGGCAAAGGAATTTCTCACCTTCTCCTCGCCGAACAAGGATACAACCGACCTGGTGCCATCTTAGTGGGAACTGATTCCCATACAGTTACTTCAGGTGCTTTTGGCACATTTGCCATTGGGGTAGGTGCGACTGATGCTACTTTCATTCTCGCTACGGGAGAAATTCTGCTCAAAGTTCCTGCCAGTATCAAGGTAGTTTTCCACGGAGCATTATCTCCTCATGTAACGGCAAAAGATTTGATTCTCATGTTACTAAGAGACTTAACTACTAGAGGGGCGAATTACTGCGCGATTGAATTTAGTGGTGAAGTAATAGACAACATGGAAGTCGCCGAACGTATGACTCTCTGCAACATGGCGGCGGAAGCGGGAGCTAAAAATGCGATTATGGTTCCTAATACAGCAACTATTCAGTATTTACAGCAGCGCACTTCTGTTCCCTTTGAAGTGTTCACCCCAGATCGTGATGCTTGCTACATCAAAACCCTTGAATACGATGTAACTGGCATAGAACCATTAGTTGCTTGTCCTCATTCTCCCGATAATGTTGCTTCAATCGATGCGGTGGCGGGAGTCAAACTAGAACGAGCATATATCGGTTCTTGTACTGGTGGCAAGTTAACTGACTTTGTGGCTGCTGCTCGAATTTTGCTGAATAAAACAGTCGCGATTGAAACCTTGGCTGTTCCTGCCAGTCAAGCGGTTGTTGAAGAAATGATGACTACCGAAATTAATGGTCATTCAGTTGACGAAATCTTGGTGAATGCAGGGGTGCAGCTATCTCTAACACCTGGATGTGCTGCCTGTTGTGGCGGGTTAGCAGATACATTTGGCAGAGTCAATCAACCTCAAACGGTTATTTCCACGACCAATCGGAATTTCCCTGGGAGAATGGGTCACAAACAGGCAGAAATTTACTTAGCTTCTCCCTACACTGTGGCTGGTTCCGCCGTTGCTGGTCATTTGGTTAACCCTAAAGATTATCTTACCCCTGCCGTCATTTCAAGCTGA
- a CDS encoding 3-isopropylmalate dehydratase — MKNLRVITDTVYAVRDNLDTDQILPAEFLKINPATPEGYQELGSLAMCGLPNTYPSFIDAQSGKAIHSIIVAGDNFGCGSSREHAPIALGASGVQVIIAQSFARIFWRNCLVTGAVLAVEVPETLCDILQTGDSIEIFPDEHLIRIPKTTQEIQIKSLDVLVEIVEAEGLFPYARKIGKI; from the coding sequence ATGAAGAATTTGAGAGTAATTACTGACACAGTTTATGCGGTTCGAGACAATCTCGATACCGATCAAATATTGCCTGCTGAATTTTTGAAAATCAATCCTGCTACCCCCGAAGGCTATCAAGAACTTGGCTCGTTAGCCATGTGTGGTTTACCTAATACTTATCCATCTTTTATCGATGCTCAAAGCGGAAAAGCTATCCATTCAATTATTGTAGCTGGAGATAACTTTGGTTGTGGTTCTTCGAGAGAACACGCTCCTATTGCCTTGGGAGCATCTGGAGTTCAAGTTATTATCGCTCAATCCTTTGCCCGGATTTTTTGGAGAAACTGTCTGGTTACAGGTGCAGTGCTAGCAGTTGAAGTACCTGAGACACTTTGCGATATTTTGCAGACAGGGGATAGTATTGAAATTTTTCCAGATGAACATCTCATCAGAATTCCAAAAACTACGCAAGAAATTCAGATTAAGTCTTTAGATGTTTTAGTAGAAATTGTTGAGGCTGAGGGACTTTTTCCCTATGCACGTAAAATCGGGAAAATCTGA
- a CDS encoding quinone oxidoreductase family protein, whose amino-acid sequence MPAIRVYQPGIPEVMLIEDTSIPQIKDSEVLVANRVAGVNGKDLLIRDGTYSTPLPYTPGIEGAGVVVEKGKLVTNFQIGERVAYCHAGSGSYAEYTAVEAEKVISIPETIDDETAGACLVQGLAAHYLTHSTFPLEAGHTALIHAAAGGVGLLTVQMAKLRGAKVIGTVSSPEKARIAQEAGADEIVMYSQDDFETETMRLTQGIGVDVVYDSVGAATFDKSLNVLKNRGVLVLLGQASGSVPPFDLTKLSNQSGDRGSFYLSRPTTRHYIQGDAFQKRVACIFDYIKRGQLKVFVGQRYQLSEAIKAHQDLSSRRTVGKSLLIL is encoded by the coding sequence ATGCCAGCTATTCGAGTTTATCAACCAGGAATTCCAGAGGTAATGCTAATAGAAGACACCTCGATTCCTCAGATTAAAGATTCAGAAGTCCTCGTAGCTAATCGCGTAGCTGGAGTCAATGGCAAAGATTTACTGATTCGAGACGGTACTTATTCGACCCCATTGCCCTATACACCTGGGATAGAAGGAGCCGGGGTTGTTGTCGAAAAAGGCAAATTAGTGACTAATTTTCAGATAGGAGAGCGAGTCGCTTATTGTCATGCAGGAAGTGGCAGCTATGCTGAATATACAGCAGTGGAAGCCGAAAAGGTGATTTCTATACCTGAAACTATTGACGATGAAACTGCTGGTGCTTGTTTAGTCCAAGGTTTAGCTGCCCATTATCTAACTCATAGCACGTTTCCCTTAGAAGCTGGTCACACCGCTTTGATTCATGCTGCGGCTGGAGGAGTGGGATTGCTGACAGTGCAAATGGCTAAATTAAGGGGGGCTAAGGTAATTGGAACCGTATCTTCTCCAGAAAAAGCGAGGATTGCTCAAGAAGCTGGTGCTGATGAAATTGTCATGTACTCTCAAGATGACTTTGAAACGGAAACCATGCGCTTGACGCAAGGGATAGGCGTAGATGTTGTCTATGATTCGGTGGGAGCGGCAACTTTTGATAAAAGTCTCAATGTCCTCAAAAATCGGGGAGTCTTGGTTTTACTAGGACAAGCCAGTGGTTCAGTTCCTCCTTTCGATCTTACTAAATTATCTAATCAATCTGGCGATCGCGGTTCGTTTTATCTGAGTCGCCCTACGACACGCCATTATATTCAGGGAGATGCTTTTCAAAAAAGAGTTGCCTGTATTTTTGACTATATCAAACGCGGGCAATTAAAGGTGTTCGTCGGACAAAGGTATCAGTTGTCTGAAGCAATCAAAGCTCATCAAGATTTGTCTTCCCGTCGAACGGTAGGGAAATCTCTTTTGATTTTGTAG